A genome region from Triticum aestivum cultivar Chinese Spring chromosome 2B, IWGSC CS RefSeq v2.1, whole genome shotgun sequence includes the following:
- the LOC123045616 gene encoding uncharacterized protein, with protein MAAVVSWYGPLIDLSAAAGHVGGFVQFLVSVRRVLPHQEQNAATGRTYHRIILEVGDDTRSSFSVSLWSNNTSSTIVAGDVLLLQNIKIVEFRNGLEGRASQMSAVQILMNSKDLVQPEGIDEFIINCKVGNATRSKLRRVSEWIVHTKRTCAENHQQVMSKNWKERMKNDTTDFLSISELLPQSKPCNLNIYASIGKIVLMGSLSLELKGQSSVIEKHSLSGHNDIVRDFITTGCKLCGLPLYQKNLHGDSTYPIDCPDNPKYLHVIGQIYKPFMIYVQDQTGQVPVLVKNKVAEALFSNISADDVSECYKSRHCMLVGTCESGH; from the exons ATGGCCGCAGTAGTGAGCTGGTACGGTCCGCTAATCGACCTGTCCGCGGCCGCCGGCCACGTCGGTGGATTCGTACAGTTCCTGGTGTCCGTTCGCCGTGTCCTTCCCCATCAG GAACAAAATGCTGCAACCGGAAGGACGTATCACAGAATTATTCTGGAGGTTGGCGACGACACGAGGTCGAGCTTCTCCGTCTCTCTATGGTCCAACAATACCAGTTCGACCATCGTCGCTGGCGATGTTTTACTGTTGCAGA ATATTAAGATAGTAGAGTTTAGAAATGGCTTGGAGGGAAGAGCTTCTCAGATGTCTGCAGTCCAAATTTTGATGAACTCTAAAGATTTAGTGCAACCCGAAG GAATTGATGAATTCATAATTAATTGTAAAGTCGGGAATGCTACAAGATCAAAATTAAGAAGAGTGTCAGAGTGGATCGTACACACCAAACGTACTTGTGCGGAAAATCATCAGCAG GTGATGTCGAAGAATTGGAAAGAAAGAATGAAAAATGATACGACAGACTTCTTGTCCATCTCAGAACTACTACCTCAGAGCAAACCATGTAATTTGAATATTTATGCATCTATTGGAAAAATTGTGTTAATGGGTTCTCTTAGCCTTGAATTGAAGGGGCAATCATCAGTCATTGAGAAACATTCCTTGAGTGGACATAATGATATCGTCAGAGATTTTATTACTACTGGATGCAAGTTATGTGGTTTACCACTATACCAAAA AAATCTTCATGGCGACAGTACTTATCCAATTGACTGCCCAGATAATCCAAAGTATCTCCATGTTATTGGCCAGATATATAAACCATTCATG ATCTATGTGCAAGACCAAACTGGACAAGTTCCTGTGCTTGTGAAGAATAAAGTTGCAGAGGCTTTATTTTCTAATATTAGCGCCGATGATGTGTCTGAATGCTACAAGAGCCGGCACTGCATGCTGGTAGGTACTTGTGAATCTGGCCACTGA